One window of Flavobacteriales bacterium genomic DNA carries:
- a CDS encoding transposase, producing the protein MRASPFFDHPDAIRRVIYTTNPVEALHRILRKATKTKGAFISESALEKQLYLTLKHNEKSWKRKVRSWPQILQSLSNMYPERLAHVLV; encoded by the coding sequence GTGCGAGCTAGCCCGTTCTTCGATCATCCCGATGCCATACGCAGGGTGATCTACACCACGAACCCGGTGGAGGCCCTGCACCGCATTCTTCGCAAGGCCACCAAGACCAAGGGTGCGTTCATCAGCGAAAGTGCCTTGGAGAAGCAATTATATTTGACACTTAAGCACAACGAGAAAAGCTGGAAGAGAAAGGTCCGCAGCTGGCCGCAGATCCTTCAGTCGTTGAGCAACATGTACCCCGAAAGATTGGCCCATGTGCTGGTCTGA
- a CDS encoding ABC transporter ATP-binding protein yields the protein MRPREGGANGSAGTSRPSMGWRKAFGKFIWPRRKQVLTGLLLILISRGASLVLPGATKYLIDDVVMHKDLAMLRVVIAAVVGAIVVQSITSFLLTRLLSVEAQRMISDLRAEVQRKVLSLPVDFFDSTKSGALVSRIMSDVEGVRNLVGTGLVQLVGGTVTAVASLFLLIRISPVMTLWTLIPVGLFALIARKAFGRMRPIFRTRGVINAEVTGRLTESLNGVRIIKGFNAEGHEHAVFEEGVRRLFENVRKSLTTTALITSSSTLLLGLASAGIMGIGGYFMIQDTLTLGEFLSFTLYLGFMIAPIVQMSNIGSQLTEAFAGLDRTEEIMGMAEEDDPMKRPVRLEDVQGHIRFKEVRFAYEEGKDVLHGISFDAPPGSVTALVGSSGSGKTTIAGLAASFLTPTSGMVTIDGKDLSKVSLASYRSRLGVVLQDDFLFEGTIRENILYPRPGATVEELERAVRGAYVDEFSDRFELGLETVIGERGVKLSGGQRQRVAIARAMLADPVILILDEATSNLDTESEALVQKSLRELVKDRTTFVIAHRLSTIRGATQILVVERGLIVERGDHETLLALNGRYSELHRYQARI from the coding sequence ATGCGGCCACGCGAAGGTGGGGCCAACGGTTCCGCTGGAACATCCCGCCCTTCCATGGGCTGGCGCAAAGCGTTCGGCAAGTTCATCTGGCCACGTCGAAAACAAGTGCTTACAGGGCTTTTGTTGATCCTGATCAGCAGGGGGGCGAGCTTGGTGTTGCCTGGAGCCACCAAATACCTCATCGATGATGTGGTGATGCACAAGGACTTGGCCATGTTGCGCGTAGTGATCGCGGCCGTGGTGGGCGCCATCGTCGTGCAGAGCATCACCTCCTTCCTATTGACCCGCTTGCTGAGCGTGGAAGCGCAACGGATGATCAGCGACCTGCGTGCGGAAGTGCAACGCAAAGTCCTTTCTCTGCCCGTGGACTTTTTCGACAGCACGAAGAGCGGGGCATTGGTCTCCCGCATCATGAGCGATGTGGAAGGCGTGCGGAACCTGGTCGGCACAGGGCTGGTGCAGCTCGTTGGGGGTACGGTCACCGCCGTGGCATCCTTGTTCCTGTTGATCCGCATCAGTCCGGTGATGACCCTCTGGACCTTGATCCCCGTGGGGCTCTTCGCGTTGATCGCCAGAAAGGCCTTCGGGCGGATGCGCCCGATCTTCCGCACCCGCGGGGTGATCAATGCCGAGGTGACGGGCCGCCTCACCGAATCGCTCAATGGTGTGCGCATCATCAAGGGGTTCAATGCGGAAGGGCATGAACATGCCGTTTTTGAGGAAGGGGTGCGGCGTTTGTTCGAGAACGTCCGGAAGAGCCTCACCACCACCGCGCTCATCACCAGCTCCTCCACGCTGTTGCTTGGCCTGGCCTCTGCGGGGATCATGGGGATCGGTGGTTATTTCATGATCCAGGATACGCTGACCTTGGGTGAGTTTCTCTCCTTCACCCTCTATCTCGGGTTCATGATCGCACCCATCGTGCAAATGAGCAACATCGGCAGTCAATTGACCGAGGCCTTCGCCGGGCTGGACCGTACCGAGGAGATCATGGGGATGGCGGAGGAGGACGACCCCATGAAGCGCCCGGTCCGACTGGAGGATGTTCAAGGCCACATCCGCTTCAAGGAGGTCCGATTCGCCTACGAAGAGGGGAAGGACGTTCTGCATGGCATCAGCTTCGATGCCCCGCCCGGTTCGGTAACGGCATTGGTGGGGAGCTCCGGTTCGGGAAAGACCACTATCGCCGGTTTGGCGGCCAGCTTTCTCACCCCGACTTCCGGTATGGTCACGATCGATGGGAAGGACCTGTCCAAAGTCTCATTGGCCAGTTACAGAAGCCGCTTAGGCGTGGTGCTGCAGGATGATTTCCTGTTCGAGGGAACGATCCGGGAGAACATCCTCTATCCCCGTCCGGGAGCAACGGTGGAGGAGTTGGAACGTGCGGTGCGTGGGGCCTATGTGGATGAATTTTCCGACCGGTTCGAGCTGGGGCTGGAAACGGTGATCGGCGAGCGCGGCGTGAAGTTGAGCGGTGGCCAACGGCAGCGTGTGGCCATCGCCCGAGCGATGCTGGCCGATCCGGTGATACTGATCCTCGACGAGGCCACTTCCAACTTGGACACGGAAAGCGAGGCCTTGGTGCAGAAAAGCCTGCGGGAGCTGGTGAAGGACCGCACCACCTTTGTCATCGCGCACCGGTTGAGCACCATCCGCGGGGCAACGCAGATCCTGGTGGTGGAGCGCGGGCTGATCGTGGAACGCGGAGATCATGAGACACTCCTCGCATTGAACGGGCGGTATAGTGAACTGCACCGTTATCAAGCGCGGATCTGA
- a CDS encoding Smr/MutS family protein, with product MAKHKLDLHDIFNKGKEIDQALDEAMEYCVDRRIPLLEIIPGKGSGQLKKKVIRYLQQPRVKKLYHRIDKDSDNFGRLFVRFKH from the coding sequence ATGGCTAAGCATAAGCTCGATCTCCATGACATCTTCAACAAGGGCAAGGAGATCGACCAAGCCCTGGACGAGGCCATGGAATACTGTGTGGACAGGAGGATTCCCTTGCTGGAGATCATCCCGGGAAAAGGGAGCGGGCAATTGAAGAAGAAGGTCATCCGCTATTTGCAGCAGCCCCGGGTGAAGAAGCTGTACCATCGCATCGACAAGGACAGCGACAACTTCGGCAGGTTGTTCGTGCGCTTCAAGCACTGA
- a CDS encoding IS3 family transposase, whose translation MSVAQKRHAIATVQEGSIMERCRALDLARSSFYYQPKGESALNLELMRLMDEEYTKHCFHGVIGMRDFLRLEKGYWVNEKRVRRLLRLMGLEAVAPKPDLSKPANGHRVYPYLLRGVQIEAPGHVWSTDITYIAMGKGFLYLTAVMDWHSRYVLSWRSATPWTPPSVWKLCMVRCCNILHQ comes from the coding sequence ATGAGCGTGGCACAAAAGCGGCATGCCATTGCCACCGTTCAGGAAGGCAGCATCATGGAGCGCTGCCGGGCGCTGGACCTTGCACGCAGCAGCTTCTACTATCAGCCCAAAGGAGAAAGCGCGTTGAACTTGGAATTGATGCGTTTGATGGATGAAGAGTACACCAAGCATTGCTTCCATGGAGTGATCGGCATGCGCGACTTTCTGAGGCTTGAAAAGGGCTATTGGGTGAACGAAAAGCGGGTGCGCAGGCTCCTTCGGCTAATGGGCTTGGAGGCCGTTGCGCCCAAGCCTGACCTGAGCAAACCCGCCAACGGGCATAGGGTCTATCCCTACTTGTTGAGAGGTGTGCAGATTGAAGCTCCGGGGCATGTTTGGAGCACCGACATCACCTACATCGCCATGGGCAAAGGGTTCCTGTATCTCACCGCCGTGATGGACTGGCACAGCCGCTACGTGCTCTCTTGGCGATCAGCAACACCTTGGACACCTCCTTCTGTCTGGAAGCTTTGCATGGTGCGCTGTTGCAATATCCTGCACCAATGA
- a CDS encoding flavodoxin reductase: MDKFSHLSYLSSFWGVLHWEGKPRPFSFTSLTTSRTLEFIIKIYDDRQGVTHQIGLARKGDELFLGEPFGAISYQGPGYFFAGGAGVTPFIAILRDLKKKKKLGVNTLVCSNQTASDVILDDELTKMLGKKFLNIFTRQHVIGFQERRIDRDTMVALVQDFDQHFYICGPADFVKHLSEILSGLGASAESIVIEH, from the coding sequence TTGGACAAGTTTAGCCACCTTAGCTACCTGTCCAGTTTTTGGGGAGTACTACATTGGGAGGGGAAGCCACGCCCCTTCAGCTTCACCTCGCTGACCACTTCACGGACCTTGGAGTTCATCATCAAGATCTATGATGACCGACAAGGTGTTACCCATCAGATAGGGCTGGCACGCAAAGGCGATGAACTGTTCCTAGGGGAACCCTTCGGAGCGATCAGTTATCAAGGTCCCGGCTATTTCTTTGCCGGAGGGGCGGGTGTTACACCGTTCATCGCCATCCTGCGGGACCTGAAGAAAAAGAAGAAGCTCGGCGTCAATACGCTGGTCTGCTCCAACCAGACGGCCTCGGACGTGATCTTGGATGATGAACTGACCAAGATGCTGGGGAAAAAATTCCTCAACATCTTCACCAGGCAACATGTCATCGGGTTCCAAGAGCGGCGTATCGACAGGGATACCATGGTCGCATTGGTGCAGGACTTTGATCAGCACTTCTACATCTGCGGTCCGGCGGATTTCGTCAAACACCTGAGCGAGATACTTTCCGGTCTCGGGGCCTCGGCAGAGTCGATCGTGATCGAGCATTGA
- a CDS encoding YajQ family cyclic di-GMP-binding protein: MPSFDILSKVDPQTLDNAINTVKRELETRYDLRGSNSNVEFDKKALSIKLSTEDHLKLDSILSILLERSTKQKVDVKSYDLSDQPMPSGKLLYRTVKVKQGIDRETAKKIVKFIKETGLKVQAQIMDDMVRVTGKKIDDLQGVMNSVQGEEFDVPLQFDNMKS; encoded by the coding sequence ATGCCCAGTTTCGACATCCTTTCAAAGGTGGATCCCCAAACCTTGGACAATGCCATCAATACTGTGAAGCGGGAGCTGGAAACCCGGTACGACCTGCGGGGCAGCAACAGCAATGTGGAGTTCGACAAGAAAGCACTTTCCATAAAGCTGTCCACGGAGGATCACCTTAAGCTGGACTCCATCCTGAGCATCCTGCTGGAGCGCAGTACCAAGCAGAAGGTCGATGTGAAGAGCTATGATCTTTCCGATCAGCCAATGCCCAGCGGGAAACTGCTCTACCGCACCGTGAAGGTGAAGCAGGGGATCGATCGCGAAACCGCCAAGAAGATCGTCAAGTTCATCAAGGAGACCGGGTTGAAGGTGCAAGCCCAGATCATGGACGACATGGTACGGGTGACCGGAAAGAAGATCGACGACCTGCAGGGCGTGATGAACAGTGTTCAAGGGGAGGAATTCGATGTGCCCCTCCAGTTCGATAATATGAAAAGCTAA
- a CDS encoding transposase — protein MDTSFCLEALHGALLQYPAPMIFNTDQGSQYTSDLFTGALIQEGIKVSMDGKGRATDNAFIERLWRSVKQQCVYRHSPADGNELRSLLAEYFAYYNHQRPHQHLDGLTPAHLYFGLPDTRNRTLTPNLVEPQFTLTTA, from the coding sequence TTGGACACCTCCTTCTGTCTGGAAGCTTTGCATGGTGCGCTGTTGCAATATCCTGCACCAATGATCTTCAATACCGACCAAGGCAGCCAATACACCAGCGACCTCTTTACCGGGGCGTTGATCCAGGAAGGCATCAAGGTGAGCATGGATGGCAAGGGCCGGGCTACGGACAATGCGTTCATCGAACGACTTTGGAGAAGCGTGAAGCAGCAATGCGTCTATCGCCATAGCCCCGCCGATGGGAATGAGCTGCGCAGCCTTCTGGCCGAGTACTTCGCCTATTACAACCACCAACGACCACACCAGCACCTGGATGGACTGACCCCGGCACACCTTTACTTTGGTCTGCCCGATACCCGGAACCGTACCCTGACACCAAACCTTGTTGAACCCCAATTCACACTAACAACCGCCTGA
- a CDS encoding transposase: protein MDQEKKRSNRRNGYTDKTVRTALGPVSVRPPRDRNGSFEPTIIKKWDRSLAPELENQILHLYGKGTSYEDIGDHLKKMYGVSYSPSFISSITDRVFEETETWRNRPLEEVYVVIYLDAVHYKVRENRKVLTKAVYSVYGVRMDGERDVLGLFIGDAEGARHWARVLENIKDRGVKDCCSSAWTA from the coding sequence TTGGACCAGGAGAAGAAGCGGAGCAATAGGCGCAACGGCTACACCGACAAGACCGTGAGAACGGCACTGGGTCCCGTTTCGGTCAGGCCTCCGCGAGACCGCAACGGCAGTTTTGAGCCGACGATCATCAAGAAGTGGGACCGGTCGCTGGCCCCCGAACTGGAGAACCAGATCCTGCATCTGTACGGCAAGGGCACCAGCTACGAGGACATTGGGGACCATCTAAAGAAGATGTACGGGGTGAGCTACTCCCCATCGTTCATCAGCTCGATCACCGACCGGGTGTTCGAGGAGACCGAGACATGGCGCAACCGCCCGCTGGAAGAGGTGTACGTGGTCATTTATCTCGATGCGGTCCACTACAAGGTCCGGGAGAATAGAAAGGTGTTGACCAAAGCCGTTTACTCGGTATACGGGGTGAGGATGGACGGGGAACGTGATGTTCTCGGCTTGTTCATCGGCGATGCGGAAGGAGCACGCCATTGGGCGCGCGTTCTGGAGAACATCAAGGACCGCGGGGTAAAGGACTGCTGTTCTTCAGCGTGGACGGCCTGA
- a CDS encoding YdcF family protein, translating to MLGVVAGAMLVLAFTRLPFDAHRWLGTAGGSCTGDPAAIVLLGGSGMPSGPELMRCNAAAALARKTVSAPVVLLLPNDTALADAMVHELGLKGIPPERITLVLHGRNTREQALDLLRSGPGLVPLRIALVTAPENMYRTLLTFRKAGFSLACGSPAFDHALFDDLRYAHGKIGGRNYVPDVSGNLDLRYNFWNQLKLEITCLREYAALAYYKLNGWI from the coding sequence GTGCTTGGTGTGGTCGCCGGGGCCATGCTGGTGCTGGCCTTTACCCGTTTGCCGTTCGATGCGCACCGTTGGTTGGGCACCGCCGGTGGATCGTGTACGGGCGATCCTGCGGCCATCGTACTTCTGGGTGGAAGTGGCATGCCTTCCGGCCCGGAGCTCATGCGCTGCAACGCCGCCGCCGCGTTGGCCCGAAAGACCGTGTCCGCTCCCGTTGTCCTGCTTTTACCGAACGACACCGCTTTGGCGGATGCCATGGTACACGAACTCGGCTTGAAGGGCATACCCCCGGAGCGCATCACCTTGGTGCTTCATGGCCGAAACACGCGCGAGCAGGCGCTGGACCTGCTGCGTTCCGGGCCCGGGCTGGTGCCGCTCCGGATCGCGCTGGTCACGGCACCGGAGAACATGTACCGTACGCTTCTCACGTTTCGGAAGGCCGGTTTTTCACTGGCATGCGGTAGCCCGGCTTTCGACCATGCCCTCTTCGACGACCTCCGATATGCACACGGGAAGATCGGTGGAAGGAATTACGTGCCCGATGTTTCCGGCAACCTCGATCTGCGGTACAACTTCTGGAACCAGCTGAAGCTGGAGATCACCTGCCTCCGGGAATATGCCGCCCTTGCCTATTACAAGTTGAACGGCTGGATCTGA
- a CDS encoding DUF4249 family protein: MSLRPFLLAGIAVVVLSSCNQDLDITAPYKENTIVYALLDKDSAIQYVKINKAFLGPDNAFIYAQVPDSTEYQDGQLQAEIQEVMNGTVVNTYALRDTLLPHDPGTFAGPMHKLYYFNAVLDASATYRLEATAKGNHVSAETPIVGEIQPSGTIISPAQPLNFRSVFNTYANQTIKWTSSVNGKRYEISYRFNWDDVVGTDTIPRSFTRSIGTYVANGTGGGENMEAPFQGESFFETVGQLTGDNPAATSRIYRGVDIIWAVAGPDLHLYLQLNSPISGLVEDRPSYTNVANGFGLFTTRRFREIHKAYLGSTTVPELLEGQYTVGLGFVYVY; the protein is encoded by the coding sequence ATGTCCTTACGCCCCTTTCTCCTTGCCGGTATCGCGGTCGTTGTGCTGTCCTCCTGCAACCAGGACCTCGACATCACCGCACCTTACAAGGAGAACACCATCGTCTATGCCTTGTTGGACAAGGACAGCGCCATCCAGTACGTGAAGATCAACAAGGCATTCCTAGGGCCGGACAATGCGTTCATCTATGCCCAAGTGCCCGATTCCACGGAATACCAGGACGGCCAGCTTCAGGCGGAGATCCAGGAGGTGATGAACGGCACCGTGGTGAACACCTATGCGCTGCGTGACACGTTGCTGCCGCACGACCCCGGAACGTTTGCAGGCCCCATGCACAAGCTGTACTATTTCAATGCGGTGCTGGACGCCTCGGCCACCTATCGCCTTGAGGCCACGGCCAAGGGAAACCACGTCTCCGCCGAAACACCCATCGTTGGGGAGATCCAACCTTCGGGGACCATCATCAGCCCGGCACAGCCCTTAAACTTCCGCTCCGTGTTCAACACCTACGCCAACCAGACCATCAAATGGACCTCCTCGGTGAACGGCAAGCGCTACGAGATCTCCTACCGTTTCAATTGGGATGACGTTGTGGGCACGGATACGATCCCGCGCAGCTTCACCCGGTCCATCGGCACCTATGTGGCCAACGGCACCGGAGGCGGGGAGAACATGGAGGCCCCGTTCCAAGGAGAGTCCTTTTTCGAAACGGTGGGCCAGCTGACAGGCGATAACCCCGCTGCCACCAGCAGGATCTACAGGGGTGTGGACATCATCTGGGCCGTCGCCGGGCCTGACCTTCACCTCTACTTGCAACTGAACAGCCCCATCTCCGGCCTGGTGGAAGATCGCCCGTCCTACACCAATGTGGCCAATGGCTTCGGCCTCTTCACCACGCGGCGTTTCCGGGAGATACACAAAGCCTACCTCGGCTCCACCACCGTCCCCGAGCTGCTGGAGGGTCAATACACCGTAGGGCTGGGCTTCGTGTACGTGTACTGA
- a CDS encoding transposase, translated as MDGLNGFSEAIQGVFTRAVVRCIVHMVRTSLKFVSGRTTRQFAKDCVRLPAG; from the coding sequence GTGGACGGCCTGAACGGCTTCAGCGAGGCGATCCAAGGCGTATTCACGCGAGCGGTCGTGCGCTGCATCGTCCATATGGTGCGCACCAGCTTGAAGTTCGTCTCTGGAAGGACTACAAGACAGTTTGCCAAGGACTGCGTTCGACTACCAGCAGGATAG